One genomic window of Nicotiana sylvestris chromosome 10, ASM39365v2, whole genome shotgun sequence includes the following:
- the LOC138879557 gene encoding uncharacterized protein produces the protein MEEEIKKLTSQVQGVEGGKAIEVLNYEDLCIQPDVELPEGYIPPKFEMFDGMGDPKIHLRTYCDKLVGVGKDERIHMKLFMRSLNGDALSWYISQNPKKWANWNLKKKPTETFHEYATRWRSEAAKVRPTLEEEQMNKFFVRAQDQQYYERLMVIENHKFSNIIKLGERIEEGIKSEMVTNFEAL, from the exons ATGGAAGAGGAGATCAAGAAGCTCACAAGCcaagttcagggtgttgaaggaggcaAAGCAATTGAGGTTCTGAATTATGAGGATCTATGTATtcagccagatgtagaactgccggAAGGTTACatacctcctaagttcgagatgtttgacggaaTGGGCGACCCGAAGATACATTTaagaacatactgtgacaagcttgtgggggtcgggaaggatgaaaggattcacatgaagttgttcatgagaaGTCTCAATGGAGACGCCCTATCTTGGTACATAagtcaaaatcccaagaaatgggctaattgg AACCTCAAGAAAAAACCAACGGAAACtttccacgagtatgctactcgatggaggtcagaagctgcaaAGGTTAGGCCGACATTGGAAGAAgagcagatgaacaaattcttcgttaGGGCCCAGGATcaacaatactatgaaaggttaatggtcatcgaaaatcacaaattctctaacatcatcaaactcggggaaaggattgaagaagggatCAAGAGCGAGATGGTAACCAATTTTGAGGCATTGTAG